From one Scophthalmus maximus strain ysfricsl-2021 chromosome 19, ASM2237912v1, whole genome shotgun sequence genomic stretch:
- the si:dkey-172m14.1 gene encoding arrestin domain-containing protein 3, with the protein MPSVQSLTMTYDALNEHGTFSEGDTITGQVTLVLLKQTSVQSLVVKVKGDADVRWTRKNGDHKRTYSAHRRYFKLKQFLIPADSKETPVPQGKHVYKFSFNIPPRSMPSSFRGCHGKIVYKLEAALARSWRMDRTVDKEINFVSKAFPNLQSLMSRQVGTVNKEMGLFSKGHVQMDVSVDRRAYAPGETVLIVAQINNSSSSDVTPKLSLIKEVLYRADTSTRHDSNVIHKVVENSIKPQTQKEVRCAVKIPPSQMQTIQNCEIISVEYYFKVYLDISFSFDPEVKLPLVIIPPDLAAGPYPAGATGGPSNSDFPPPAVPLAPYPASLRSGSSEYPGAQRYSAPGPAYQVNPSPVYPGPPHVYPVHPPLMSGVYNNPLSQQQSPYGSPFSSSLSTAVLHPPPTVPTFHPPPSAPVIRPAPSSSFNTFPPAPTYDSLPSAPVMDVDFLSQSDEPPPSYSLLFPSYASENSDAK; encoded by the exons ATGCCTTCCGTTCAGAGCCTGACGATGACTTACGACGCGCTGAACGAGCACGGGACGTTTTCGGAGGGGGACACGATAACTGGACAAGTGACACTGGTGCTGTTGAAGCAAACATCGGTCCAGAGCCTGGTCGTTAAGGTCAAGGGAGACGCGGATGTTCGCTGGACGAGAAAGAACGGCGATCACAAGCGAACATACAGTGCACACAGGAGGTATTTTAAACTGAAGCAGTTCCTAATACCAGCGGACTCCAAAG AAACTCCTGTTCCTCAAGGGAAACATGTCTATAAATTTAGCTTTAACATACCACCAAG GAGTATGCCTTCATCCTTCAGAGGATGTCATGGAAAGATTGTTTACAAGCTGGAAGCTGCACTGGCCAGGAGTTGGAGGATGGACCGTACAGTAGATAAGGAGATCAATTTTGTATCCAAGGCCTTTCCAAACCTTCAATCTCTGATG TCGCGTCAAGTTGGTACAGTCAACAAAGAGATGGGGCTGTTCTCAAAAGGACATGTGCAGATGGATGTCAGTGTTGACAGAAGAGCTTATGCACCAG GTGAAACAGTGCTGATTGTTGCACAAATCAACAATTCCTCATCCAGTGATGTGACGCCCAAATTAAGTTTAATCAAGGAAGTGTTGTACCGTGCCGACACCAGCACCAGACACGATAGCAACGTTATCCACAAAGTGGTTGAGAACAGTATTAAGCCCCAAACCCAGAAGGAGGTCAGGTGTGCCGTCAAGATTCCTCCCAGTCAGATGCAGACAATCCAGAACTGTGAGATAATATCAGTGGAATACTATTTTAAG gTGTATCTGGACATCAGCTTTTCCTTCGATCCAGAGGTCAAGTTACCGCTGGTGATTATTCCCCCTGACTTGGCTGCAGGACCCTATCCAGCTGGTGCTACCGGTGGTCCAAGTAACAGTGacttccctcctcctgcagtgcCTTTGGCTCCATATCCTGCATCCCTGCGTTCAGGCAGTTCTGAGTACCCAGGAGCCCAAAGGTATTCAGCACCAGGACCTGCATACCAAGTGAATCCATCACCAGTGTATCCTGGTCCACCACACGTGTACCCTGTTCACCCACCGCTCATGAGTGGGGTCTACAATAACCCACTGTCGCAGCAGCAATCTCCGTATGGATCGCCGTTTTCATCCTCGTTATCAACGGCTGTGCTTCACCCACCGCCTACTGTCCCAACATTTCATCCACCACCGTCTGCCCCAGTGATCCGTCCTGCCCCTTCTTCATCTTTTAACACATTCCCACCTGCTCCCACATACGACTCGCTGCCATCTGCACCAGTGATGGACGTAGACTTCCTGTCTCAGTCGGATGAACCTCCCCCATCATattccctcctcttcccatcGTATGCCTCTGAAAACTCTGATGCAAAATAA